Part of the Sphaerochaeta associata genome is shown below.
CCGTCGGCAATGTCCCGCGGCCTTTTTTCATGAGCACGAGGGAAGATACTTTGACACGAGCCTTGTGCCTGTGATATATTGAGTTCCGTCGGCCATGTAGGCCGGGAAAAGCTCACACATAGTGGTTTTCACCGAAAACACAAGGAGATCGATTGGCTACGAAGGATTTGAGGATCAATAGACAGATCCGCGCAAGAGAAGTGTTCGTCATTGATGCAGATGGTAATCAGAAAGGCATCATGAGCGTGTATGACGCCGTCATGCTTGCAGAGAGTGCAGGATTGGATTTGGTGGAAGTTTCCCCCAATGCAAACCCTCCCGTTTGTAAGATTCTCGACTTCGGAAAATACCGGTATGAGCAGGAAAAAAGGCTCAGGGATGCCAAGAAGAACCAGAGTGTCATCAAAATGAAGGAAATCCGGATGCAGCCCAAGATCGAAAGACACGATCTTGAGACAAAGTCCAAATTCATCGGTGAATTCCTCGCTGAGGGGAACAAGGTCAAGGTAAGCATACGCTTCCGCGGCCGAGAGCTTGCCCACACCGAACTCGGTAAAGTGGTTTTGGACAAGATACTTGCCCAGCTTACTGAAAATGGGGTAGGCTTCAATCTTGATCGAGATGCCCTGATGGAAGGCAAGATGATGAGCATGATCGTCAGCCCTGCCAAAACCAGTCCTGTCTCAGCCAAGAAAGACAATTTGCAACAGTAGCCCGCATGGGATATTGAATATGCTGCTCCAAGGGGATCTTGTTCCTTGCGAGCGCAAGATGGAAGGTGCACAACAATGCCCAAGATGAAAACAAGAAGGTCCGCTGCAAAGCGGTTCCGCGTCACTGGAACTGGTAAGGTCCGCTATAAGAAGCAGGGTCTGCGCCACATTCTCACCAAGAAGAGCAGTAAGCGCAAGGGTAACCTTCGTGCTACTGGAATCCTCGAATATATGGAAGCAAAGAGAGCCAAATCCATGCTTCCGTACGCGTAAGGGGGTGGGCGATGCCAAGAGCAGTTGACGGAACGAAACGTAAGGACAGAAGAAAGAAGATTCTTGAACTGGCGAAAGGTTATTATGGCCGCAGAAGCACGAACAACCGCGTTGCAAAAGATGCAGTTGCCAAGGCCGGCCAGTACGCTTATCGCGGACGCAAAGAGCGCAAGCGGGATTTCCGCAAGCTCTGGATCGCAAGAATCAGCGCAGCTGTGCAGGCAGAGGGTCTCAACTACTCTCAGTTTATGCATGGCATGAAGCTCGCCAACATTGAGATCAACAGAAAGGCCCTCTCCAATATGGCTATTGAAGACCAGGCTACTTTCTCTGCTCTCGTTGCACAGGTAAAGGATACCTTGAGCAAATAAGTCAAGGTAACTCGTCTAGTCGTTTGAAGGAGGAACCATGTCAGTTGTTGATACCGTAAAAATGCTCGAACTGCGGACAAAGAAGGCTGCAGGATTGATCGCGATGCTCCGCAAGGAGAAAGCCGAACTTCAAGAAAAGTTTGATTTGGTACATGCACACAACGCTGAACTCGAAGAGTATGTTGAGAGTTTTACTTCCAGCAACAAGCTTATCGAGGAAAGCATTGCCAATGCCATGGAAAATCTTTCCGCCATCGAAGGGCTGGATGATGTCCCGCTTTTTGATGACGCAGCACTTGATTTGGAGGCCGCCGATGGATTCACCAGTGGAGACGCCTTTGCTAATGAGGAAGTCGACCTGGATGCTCTTTTGGAGGATTCTCCCTCTCTATAAGCTGAAACAATCAGTCTGGACACTGTCCGTAAACGGGGCCGCTTGGTCCCGTTTTCTTTTTCCGAACCCCCTTTCCCAAAGCTCCTTCTTATTGTACCATGTAGGTAGAGCAGTCACCTGCCTAGATATTTGACAAGTTTTCCTGCGGTGTGCGCCTGGAGCCATAGTCTCTTGGCTCAACATACACAAACGGGTAGCGGTATAGCTGATTTGCATTGATCCGACTCCTTCGGGGTTTAATGGAACAGAATTTTCAGCGTAACTAGTTTCCCCCTTGAACCAATGGTTCAAGAGCATTCTCCGGGTACGGCACCGCAGGTTTTATCTTGCATACAGGAATACTCATCCATGTCAGAAACACACGATGCCTTGAAGAACATTCTCTTCATCAAACTTCCCGCTTCCATGGAGCGGGATATCAACAATTTCCATCTCGACAGCACCATTGAAATCCCCGTGCAAAAGCCTGAAGGAAGCAACAAATTCGATCCCGCTAAGGACATCTCCATCGAATTGATCGTTGCAGGTATGCTCAAGGTGCTTGCATACCACAACGAACATGAACATGCCGCTTATTACCGTGATTTCGTACTTGCACTGCAGCCCGATGCTATTCAAGAGCTCACTATTGCCGCCATAGCCCAGGAACAGAAACACAACTTCCCCTTTGCAGAAGAGTTGTTTCTTACTGTATGCCATCTTGCCGAGCAAAGCGCGACGTACATCAACTTGGCAACCCTGTACAGCCGGAAGGCCGCCGAGGACACTGCAAAGGGTGCCCAGTACGACATGTATCAGCAAAAAGCCCTTGAAACGCTCAAAGAAGGGCTTTCTGTGGTTGGAGAGGATGCAGCACTCTTAAGTGAAATCGGCTTTTTCCATCTCTATCAAGGAAATGTTGAGATTGCAAAAGAGTATCTTGACCGATACCTCTCTCTTGCCGCCGAGGATGAGAAAAAGGCGCATGTGCAGAAAATTGTGGACGACATCGATTCCAAGCTCAATGACGACCAGACCTTGATGCGTTCCTATGATGCCATTCAAATGAACAAGGAAGACGAGGCCGTCGCCTTGCTGGACTCTTTCCTTGCAGATAATCCCAAGGTATGGAATGCATGGTTCCTCAAAGGCTGGGCGCTGAGGAGGATGGGCAACTACCGGGAGGCCGAGCAGGCTCTGCTGGCTGCACTTGCAAACAGCAAGGGGACAAGCGACATCTACAATGAGCTGGCCATCTGCAGTTTGGAGACCGGCAAGAGCGAATTAGCGAAGAATTACCTCAATACTGCGGTTGACCTGGATAATCAGAATATCACGCTCATTTCCAATCTTGCGTATCTTTACCTGAAGGACCGGATGTGGGACGAGGCTCGTGAATATCTGGAGACAGCCCGTTCCATCGATCCCAACGATCCGCTGATCATCCAGCTGATGAAGGACTATGAAAAGGCGAGCGGAGATACACTCTCCTCCCCCATTGTCCAAGAATTCGTTGATACCGAGGATGTAGTCAGACAGACCAAGAAAGAGAAACCCTTCTTCATCCAAGGAAAGGAAGAGACCGACGACCTGGAGACCGAGTATGATCTGGAGGATTCACTCTGATGACCATCATCAGTCATAGTGAAGAGGAGACACGTGCATTCGGATATCGCTTGGGCAAAGTGTGCAAACCGGGGACGGTCATCTCGCTCCGTGGTAGTCTAGGAGCGGGAAAAACAGTTCTTGCAAAAGGACTTGCACTCGCCTTGGGCATCAGCGAACCGATTGTGAGTCCGACCTTCACCTTGATTCAAGAGTACGAGGGAACACTACCGCTTCACCATATGGATCTGTATCGGATCGGCTCAACCGAAGAGTTTGAGATGATCGGCGGCGAGGAGCTTCTCTACAGCAATGGAGTCACCCTGATTGAATGGAGTGAAAAAATTGCCGATATGCTTCCCGATTCGACGCTTTATGTCGATATTGGTATTATGCCCAACCAAGAACGAACAATCACCCTGCAAGGGGCCGACGTATGAACATCCTCTCCTGCGACACCTCGACCGAGGTCATGCACCTGTGCCTGGCACGTTTTGAAGAGGGCCGCAAGAACTCGTATGAAGTGCGGGTTCTGACAAGTGCGAACAAGCACTCGGAGTTGTTGGTTCCTGCCATACTCGATTTGTGCAAACACAACGCCATCACATTGAAAGAGCTTGACCTCTTGGTGTGTACCAGCGGTCCGGGCTCCTTCACCGGGTTGAGGATCGCCATGAGCACCCTGAAGGGCATCAGTCTTGCTACAGGCATTCCCATGGTTACAATTCCTACCTTGGAAGCGTACCAAGGTTGCATCAGCTCATATCCCCATGCCATCCTTGCTGTCATTGATGCCAAGAAAAAGCGATTCTATACGGCTTTGTTCCAAAACGGAAAGCGCCTGACGCCTGATCTTGATCTTGAGATCAACCAGATTGAGGACCTGCTTGCAATGCATCCCGATGCACTCTTGACCGGCAGTGATGCCGCCTGCCTTGCATCCAAGCTCTCAAAACCTTATACGGTTGACGAGAGTGCACAGCTCAATCTTTCGTTCGTACTTTGCACGCTTGGCAAGAAGCGGTTCGAGGACTTTGGGGCGGAGGCTCTGGACTGTGGTCCGGCTTACGTACGAAAGAGCGATGCAGAAATCGCATTACAAGAAACAATCAAATCACTGGAGGAAACACATGATTGAACAAGATGTCCTGATCATCGGATCAGGGGTTGCAGGTATGTCTGCGGCCCAATATGCAGCACGTGCCGGTCGCTCAGTAACAATGCTCGAGTCAATCGCTCCCGGAGGACAGACCATGTACATAGACATGATTGAAAACTACCCGGGCTTTGACCAACCCATAAGTGGATACGAGATCGGGATGAAGTTTCATGCCCAGGCCGAAGCCTTCGGGGCAAAGCTTGTCTATGCAACAGTCACCAAATTGACCAAGGAAGGAGACAATTTCCTTACAGAGACCGCCGATGGGGAAACCTATAAAGCAAAGGCTGTCATATTCGCAACAGGGGCAAAACATCGCCACCTGGGAGTCGAGGGCGAGGAGAAGTACAACGGCAAGGGTGTCAGCTACTGCGGAACCTGTGACGGGCCTTTCTTCAAGGGCAAGAGAATTCTGGTGGTAGGCGGCGGCGATACCGCACTTACCGACGGCATTTTTCTCTCCAAGCTCAGCGAGCACATCACCATCGTCCATCGCAAGGATCGGTTCCGTGCCCAGGACAATCTGGTTGAACAGGTAAATAGAAACAAGAACATCGAGCTGGTCATGCAACACACCATCACAGAAATCAAGGGTGACGGCAACAAGGTCACCTCGGTGATCCTCAAGGACCTTGTAAAGAACGAGGAGTATGAACGGGAGTTTGATGCGGTGTTCATTTTCGTCGGCATGCTTCCCCAAACGGATTTGCTGGACAAAAACATCCTCGATGAAAGTGGATATGTCATCACCAACGAGCGGATGGAAACAAAGACTCCCGGCTTGTATGCAGCCGGTGATGTACGCACCACGGTGTTTCGTCAGTTGGTGACCGCCGCCAGCGATGGAGCCATTGCAGCCCACTGCGCCAACGAATACATTGATGAGCTTGAAGGCAGGGCATACCGCTAAATAGAGGGTTGACACTTATATATCACACAAATCTCCTTGACGATGGCTGGTCGTTAGTGTTCTAATTAGCCATGAATATTTGCATGGTTTCCAGTGAATCTGTACCTTTTTCCAAATCCGGAGGGCTTGCAGACGTTGTTGGTGCACTCTCGACAGCCCTCGCTTCGTTAGGTGAGGATGTGCGGGTTGTGCTTCCGCTGTATGGAAGCGTCGACGCTTCATCCTTTCTTGAGGTACCGGTCACCGGAGAACTTTCATTGCTTGATTCTGAAGAACAGGTTTCATTTTGCCAGACCAATCTCAATGGTGTTACCTATTACTTCTTGCGTCACCCGTTCTTCACCGAGCGCAAGGGCATCTACGGGGACACCTCTTTCACCCCGTATGTAGATAATCTCAGACGGTATACGCTGCTCAATAAAGGAGCCCTCTTCTTGTGCAAGGAGCTCGACTGGAAGGTGGACATCATGCACTGCCACGACTGGACGTGCGGCTTCCTCCCCTATCTGCTCAAGACCGAGAATGACAAGTTCTTCCGCGACACAAAGAGCTTGATGACCATTCATAATCTCGCCTACCAAGGTGAATTCTCACGTCTTGAACTGCTTTGTTGCGACGTGCTTCCTGACGACCGCATGTTCAGCGGCAACGCTTCAAGCAAGCGGACAAACATGCTCAAAACAGGTCTTGTCTTTGCCGACAAGCTCACCACGGTAAGCCCTACCTATGCAAGAGAGATACAAACCAAGGAGTACGGCTGCAACCTGGAAGGATTATTGTCCGAACGTGCCCACGATCTGACCGGTATCATCAACGGCATAGATTACGAGGAGTGGAACCCACAGACAGACCCTTTCATGAATCATCACTTCAGCGCAAATCAGCAGAAGGGAAAGGCGCTTACCAAGGCGGAACTTCAGGCGGAATTCGGTCTTGAGGTTGATGAGAGCATCCCTCTCTTCAGTATGATCAGCCGCCTGGCCGAGCAGAAAGGTTTTGTCGAGTTGCTTGAAGGATCTCCTTGTGCATTGGAAGAGATGCTGCAAACACATGCCATGCAGATGGTCATCGTGGGGACCGGCGATCATGCACTGGAAAAAAAGCTTGTCGAGATCGGCCAACGGCACGACAATCTCTCCGTCAATATTTTATTCAGCAACCGGGCAGCCCACCTGCTCGAAGCCGGCTCTGACTTTTTTCTCATGCCCAGCCGCTATGAGCCCTGCGGACTGAACCAGCTGTACAGCCTGCGCTATGGGACGCTTCCTGTAGCAAGAAGGACCGGCGGTTTGGCCGACAGCATCCTCGACCTGGATGAGAATCCAGAGGGAGGAACTGGAATCCTCTTTGACTCCATGACCGGGCGTGGTATACTTGAAGCGGTAGAGCGGGCACTTCAGTGGTGGAGCAAAGGAAAGAAAACCATGCAAGCAATCAGAACTCGATGTATGCATTGGGACAGTACCTGGGAACGGTCTGCCCGGTCATATCGTTCAATATATGAATCCAGCATAAGGGGGAAATAAGTATGCGCTCGAAAGAAAGGACTATCGCTATTGTATTAGGCGGAGGTAAAGGTACCCGACTGTATCCACTTACCATGGACCGCTCAAAGCCTGCCGTACCCTTCGCTGGTAAGTATCGTTTGGTGGACATTCCCATCTCCAACTGCATCAACAGCGGAATCAAGCAAATCTACATCCTGACCCAGTTCAACTCCGCTTCTTTGCACAATCACATCGCCAATACGTATATTTTCGACACGTTCAGCAACGGCTTCGTTGAAATCCTGGCTGCCGAGCAGACCAACCAAACCGATACCTGGTATCAGGGAACCGCCGATGCCGTTCGTAAGAACCTCAAGCATTTCCATGACCAGAATGCAGATTACTACATCATCCTCAGCGGCGACCAGCTCTATCGAATGGACCTCAAGGATATGCTCGACAGGCATGTCGCCAGTGGAGCCGAGCTTACCATTGCAGCCAAGCCGATAAGCCGTGAACAGGCTACAGGTCTTGGCATCATCGGTTGCGACAACGACGGGATCATCACCAAGTTCTATGAAAAGCCGGCACCCGATCTGGACATCAGTGAGTACAAGGTGTCCGATTCCTTCATGCAGGCTTCGCTTGGGAAGCCGGTCGATGCAAGCAATGAGTACCTTGCAAGCATGGGCATTTACATTTTCAATGCCAAGTCGATGGAAGAGGTGCTGAACAACGATAAAACCGATTTCGGCAAGGAGATCATTCCCGATGTCATCAAGCAACGCAAGGTAGCTTCCTACCTTTTTGACGGTTTCTGGGAGGACATCGGAACGATCAAGGCCTTCTATGAGACAAATCTGGATCTGGCTTCGATCAATCCCCAGTTCAACTTCTACAACGAGATGATGCCGATATATACCCACCGACGCCATCTGCCGGCCACCAAGGTGAACTTCTGCAATATTTCCAGTTCACTGACCAGTGAGGGATCGATCATCACCAATGCATATATCGTCAACTCCATCATCGGTGTTCGTACCATCATTGAGTCCGGAGCTTCGTTGGACGGGGTCTATTGCATGGGAGCATCCTACTATGAGACCGAGGCCGAAAAGGCAGCCAATGCCAAAAAGGGAATACCGAATATTGGCATCGGCCGGGGCACGATCATCCGCAAGGCCATCATCGATCAGAATGCCCGTATCGGGGATGGATGCAGAATCGGCATTGACGATATTCCGCGCCAGGAAGGGGATTTCGCGATGTACTCCATCCATGACGGCATTATTGTCATCAACAAGAATGCAGTCATTAAAAATGGAACCGTAATGTAGACTGCAAAGCATCAAAGACAGCGGAGGAATGTAGTTCTTCCGCTGTTTTTTTTTGTACTTCTACTGGCCATAATCCGCTACACGGGATATAATTATTTAAAAGGAGAAGAGAATGCTTACCAACCAAATCAAAGAAGAAATACTTCATGGACAAACCGTCCTTGGAATCGAGCTTGGATCCACCCGCATCAAGGCCGTTTTGATCAATTCTGAGAATCAACCGATAGCCCAAGGAGGCCATGATTGGGAGAATACCCTGCTTGATGGTGTATGGACTTATTCACTCGATGATGTTTGGAA
Proteins encoded:
- the infC gene encoding translation initiation factor IF-3; this translates as MATKDLRINRQIRAREVFVIDADGNQKGIMSVYDAVMLAESAGLDLVEVSPNANPPVCKILDFGKYRYEQEKRLRDAKKNQSVIKMKEIRMQPKIERHDLETKSKFIGEFLAEGNKVKVSIRFRGRELAHTELGKVVLDKILAQLTENGVGFNLDRDALMEGKMMSMIVSPAKTSPVSAKKDNLQQ
- the rpmI gene encoding 50S ribosomal protein L35, which translates into the protein MPKMKTRRSAAKRFRVTGTGKVRYKKQGLRHILTKKSSKRKGNLRATGILEYMEAKRAKSMLPYA
- the rplT gene encoding 50S ribosomal protein L20 — protein: MPRAVDGTKRKDRRKKILELAKGYYGRRSTNNRVAKDAVAKAGQYAYRGRKERKRDFRKLWIARISAAVQAEGLNYSQFMHGMKLANIEINRKALSNMAIEDQATFSALVAQVKDTLSK
- a CDS encoding tetratricopeptide repeat protein, yielding MSETHDALKNILFIKLPASMERDINNFHLDSTIEIPVQKPEGSNKFDPAKDISIELIVAGMLKVLAYHNEHEHAAYYRDFVLALQPDAIQELTIAAIAQEQKHNFPFAEELFLTVCHLAEQSATYINLATLYSRKAAEDTAKGAQYDMYQQKALETLKEGLSVVGEDAALLSEIGFFHLYQGNVEIAKEYLDRYLSLAAEDEKKAHVQKIVDDIDSKLNDDQTLMRSYDAIQMNKEDEAVALLDSFLADNPKVWNAWFLKGWALRRMGNYREAEQALLAALANSKGTSDIYNELAICSLETGKSELAKNYLNTAVDLDNQNITLISNLAYLYLKDRMWDEAREYLETARSIDPNDPLIIQLMKDYEKASGDTLSSPIVQEFVDTEDVVRQTKKEKPFFIQGKEETDDLETEYDLEDSL
- the tsaE gene encoding tRNA (adenosine(37)-N6)-threonylcarbamoyltransferase complex ATPase subunit type 1 TsaE — translated: MTIISHSEEETRAFGYRLGKVCKPGTVISLRGSLGAGKTVLAKGLALALGISEPIVSPTFTLIQEYEGTLPLHHMDLYRIGSTEEFEMIGGEELLYSNGVTLIEWSEKIADMLPDSTLYVDIGIMPNQERTITLQGADV
- the tsaB gene encoding tRNA (adenosine(37)-N6)-threonylcarbamoyltransferase complex dimerization subunit type 1 TsaB; protein product: MNILSCDTSTEVMHLCLARFEEGRKNSYEVRVLTSANKHSELLVPAILDLCKHNAITLKELDLLVCTSGPGSFTGLRIAMSTLKGISLATGIPMVTIPTLEAYQGCISSYPHAILAVIDAKKKRFYTALFQNGKRLTPDLDLEINQIEDLLAMHPDALLTGSDAACLASKLSKPYTVDESAQLNLSFVLCTLGKKRFEDFGAEALDCGPAYVRKSDAEIALQETIKSLEETHD
- the trxB gene encoding thioredoxin-disulfide reductase, coding for MIEQDVLIIGSGVAGMSAAQYAARAGRSVTMLESIAPGGQTMYIDMIENYPGFDQPISGYEIGMKFHAQAEAFGAKLVYATVTKLTKEGDNFLTETADGETYKAKAVIFATGAKHRHLGVEGEEKYNGKGVSYCGTCDGPFFKGKRILVVGGGDTALTDGIFLSKLSEHITIVHRKDRFRAQDNLVEQVNRNKNIELVMQHTITEIKGDGNKVTSVILKDLVKNEEYEREFDAVFIFVGMLPQTDLLDKNILDESGYVITNERMETKTPGLYAAGDVRTTVFRQLVTAASDGAIAAHCANEYIDELEGRAYR
- a CDS encoding glycogen synthase, whose product is MNICMVSSESVPFSKSGGLADVVGALSTALASLGEDVRVVLPLYGSVDASSFLEVPVTGELSLLDSEEQVSFCQTNLNGVTYYFLRHPFFTERKGIYGDTSFTPYVDNLRRYTLLNKGALFLCKELDWKVDIMHCHDWTCGFLPYLLKTENDKFFRDTKSLMTIHNLAYQGEFSRLELLCCDVLPDDRMFSGNASSKRTNMLKTGLVFADKLTTVSPTYAREIQTKEYGCNLEGLLSERAHDLTGIINGIDYEEWNPQTDPFMNHHFSANQQKGKALTKAELQAEFGLEVDESIPLFSMISRLAEQKGFVELLEGSPCALEEMLQTHAMQMVIVGTGDHALEKKLVEIGQRHDNLSVNILFSNRAAHLLEAGSDFFLMPSRYEPCGLNQLYSLRYGTLPVARRTGGLADSILDLDENPEGGTGILFDSMTGRGILEAVERALQWWSKGKKTMQAIRTRCMHWDSTWERSARSYRSIYESSIRGK
- a CDS encoding glucose-1-phosphate adenylyltransferase, with protein sequence MRSKERTIAIVLGGGKGTRLYPLTMDRSKPAVPFAGKYRLVDIPISNCINSGIKQIYILTQFNSASLHNHIANTYIFDTFSNGFVEILAAEQTNQTDTWYQGTADAVRKNLKHFHDQNADYYIILSGDQLYRMDLKDMLDRHVASGAELTIAAKPISREQATGLGIIGCDNDGIITKFYEKPAPDLDISEYKVSDSFMQASLGKPVDASNEYLASMGIYIFNAKSMEEVLNNDKTDFGKEIIPDVIKQRKVASYLFDGFWEDIGTIKAFYETNLDLASINPQFNFYNEMMPIYTHRRHLPATKVNFCNISSSLTSEGSIITNAYIVNSIIGVRTIIESGASLDGVYCMGASYYETEAEKAANAKKGIPNIGIGRGTIIRKAIIDQNARIGDGCRIGIDDIPRQEGDFAMYSIHDGIIVINKNAVIKNGTVM